In one Micromonospora polyrhachis genomic region, the following are encoded:
- a CDS encoding sterol carrier family protein has translation MSYPHKNFSAVPLATAALDAGRTPEREVLRAAVRELLTELARRVPGRSVEVRVPPYGAVQCMTGPRHTRGTPSNVVELDPTTWIMLATGRLEWSAAVEEGRIRVSGTRADLSAYLPIRTVTEEPST, from the coding sequence GTGTCCTATCCGCACAAAAACTTCTCGGCGGTACCACTGGCGACGGCGGCCCTAGACGCTGGTCGTACGCCGGAGCGTGAGGTCCTGCGTGCGGCCGTACGGGAGTTGCTCACGGAATTGGCCCGACGTGTTCCGGGCCGTTCGGTGGAGGTGCGGGTCCCACCTTACGGTGCAGTTCAGTGCATGACCGGTCCTCGGCACACCAGAGGGACGCCGTCGAACGTCGTCGAACTGGACCCGACTACCTGGATCATGCTCGCGACCGGCCGATTGGAATGGTCGGCGGCGGTGGAAGAGGGCCGGATCCGGGTCAGCGGGACGCGAGCGGATCTCTCCGCGTACCTGCCAATCCGGACCGTAACCGAAGAACCATCGACTTAA
- a CDS encoding carboxypeptidase-like regulatory domain-containing protein yields the protein MTTHRKAWTKRAGVVLALAASALLALPATPASAAEISVSPGSVKVRAGGDATVMVNISSGSPNEDVTVNVTGLPPGVSCSSGCGEVSLNITGSKSHALTLKAANNAPAANGASATVQLVARSGDSTKPLSVTVTAAEPEVETVTEVSGRVSGSSGNAIAGADVVLTDSKGGRFSTTSSSSGRFSFTGTKQRPIAPGGLTLGAAKDGITTTRSLSGTAGQRLTGQSLRLEIAGATPTATASAPPTVGPDETPEETAEATETPPAAAQEPTSDESSGSGMSWLLIILGGLLVALGVGAIVLLLMRRKENNSEDDEDDGPSDPPSGRRGAAYRDDLDETRITTRAGADPTMVAGASLADAPTMMHNRPLVDDEFPDPYGAPLPSQNPQSPSYGGQQGWANDDYGSNAPTQVGYGAAGAAAGTYGSNTPSSGSGYGNAPSSGSGYGNAPSSGSGYGSTPSSGSGYDSRDREYGGSSGGYGQSGGYGQRYDEPTGRYEPGNDDYGPAADPYATGSYGQSGGPEPTRSYGREGGGEPEPTQGYGQYGQSGGYDAPSAGGGYGQRDSYESGSTGYGGDQPTTGRGYDERGGYDDRGGYGNRGGYEDRGGYGQVPDQRGDGYDTRGYDQGGYGGTAPEDRTRVDGPPQQNRSSRRSLDWLDD from the coding sequence GTGACAACACACCGAAAAGCCTGGACGAAGCGGGCCGGTGTGGTCTTGGCGCTGGCAGCGAGCGCCCTTCTAGCCCTCCCCGCCACACCCGCATCGGCTGCGGAGATCAGTGTGTCCCCGGGTTCGGTCAAGGTGCGCGCCGGCGGGGACGCCACCGTGATGGTCAACATCAGTAGCGGCTCACCGAACGAGGACGTGACGGTCAACGTCACCGGCCTCCCCCCAGGCGTCAGCTGTAGCTCCGGTTGCGGTGAGGTCTCACTCAACATCACGGGCAGCAAGTCCCACGCATTGACGCTCAAGGCCGCCAACAACGCCCCGGCAGCCAACGGTGCCTCCGCCACGGTGCAACTGGTAGCTCGATCCGGTGACAGCACGAAGCCGCTGTCAGTCACCGTCACCGCCGCCGAGCCGGAGGTGGAGACGGTTACGGAGGTCTCCGGGCGGGTCAGCGGGAGCAGCGGCAACGCGATTGCCGGTGCGGACGTCGTCCTCACCGACTCGAAGGGCGGCCGGTTCTCGACCACTTCGAGCAGCAGCGGTCGGTTCTCGTTCACCGGCACCAAGCAGCGCCCGATCGCTCCCGGCGGGCTCACCCTCGGCGCTGCCAAGGACGGCATCACCACCACGAGGAGCCTCTCCGGTACGGCCGGGCAACGGCTCACCGGCCAGTCACTCCGGTTGGAGATCGCCGGTGCGACGCCCACCGCGACCGCCAGCGCTCCGCCCACCGTGGGCCCCGACGAGACTCCGGAAGAGACGGCTGAAGCGACCGAGACCCCGCCCGCCGCCGCCCAGGAACCCACCAGCGACGAGTCCAGCGGCAGCGGGATGTCGTGGCTGCTGATCATCCTCGGCGGTCTGCTCGTCGCGCTCGGGGTGGGTGCCATCGTCCTGCTGTTGATGCGTCGCAAGGAGAACAACTCCGAGGACGACGAGGACGACGGCCCATCCGATCCGCCGTCTGGGCGGCGGGGAGCCGCCTACCGGGACGACCTCGACGAAACCCGGATCACCACCCGGGCCGGGGCCGATCCGACCATGGTCGCCGGAGCGTCACTCGCTGACGCACCGACCATGATGCACAACCGTCCGTTGGTCGACGACGAATTCCCCGACCCGTACGGCGCACCACTGCCGAGCCAGAACCCGCAGTCGCCGAGCTACGGCGGTCAGCAGGGCTGGGCGAACGACGATTACGGCAGCAACGCCCCGACCCAGGTCGGCTATGGCGCCGCCGGGGCGGCGGCGGGCACCTACGGCAGCAACACGCCTTCCTCGGGTAGCGGCTACGGCAACGCCCCCTCCTCCGGAAGCGGCTACGGCAACGCGCCTTCCTCGGGCAGCGGCTACGGCAGCACCCCCTCCTCCGGAAGCGGCTACGACAGCCGCGACCGCGAATACGGTGGTTCGTCCGGCGGCTACGGTCAGTCGGGTGGCTACGGTCAGCGCTACGACGAACCAACCGGACGCTACGAGCCGGGCAACGACGACTACGGCCCAGCGGCCGATCCCTACGCCACCGGCTCCTATGGCCAGTCCGGCGGCCCCGAGCCAACCCGGAGCTACGGCCGGGAGGGTGGCGGCGAACCCGAGCCGACCCAGGGCTACGGGCAGTACGGCCAGTCTGGCGGCTACGACGCGCCCAGCGCCGGTGGTGGCTACGGTCAGCGCGACAGCTACGAGTCCGGGTCGACCGGCTACGGCGGCGACCAGCCCACGACCGGTCGTGGTTACGACGAACGTGGTGGCTACGACGATCGCGGCGGCTACGGCAACCGGGGCGGCTACGAGGATCGGGGCGGCTACGGCCAGGTCCCCGATCAGCGCGGGGACGGATACGACACCCGCGGCTACGACCAGGGTG